Proteins encoded in a region of the Nocardia asteroides genome:
- a CDS encoding aminotransferase class I/II-fold pyridoxal phosphate-dependent enzyme, which produces MPRQTQIGLMSHEELVLEHETQTANYATLETEKLTLDLTRGKPSPEQLDLSAPLLQLPGEGDFRDGTGTDCRNYGGLHGLPELRAIFGELLNIPVDNLLAGNNASLELMHDVIAYAMLYGTNDSERRWAAEDTLKFLCPAPGYDRHFAITEALGFEMIPIPMRHDGPDTHAIAELLANDPQIKGLWAVPNYSNPTGVVFSEDVVRELVSMPAAAPDFRLFWDNAYAVHPLTDTAAPVIDVLGLAAAAGNPNRPLVFASTSKITFAGAGVSFIGGSTANLDWYLSHAAKKSIGPDKINQLRHLRFFGDADGVRAHMQKHRAILEPKFALVLKILEDRLGASKVASWTEPKGGYFISLDVLEGTAARVIALAKEAGIALTAAGSAFPYRNDPEDKNIRIAPSFPKLPELEKAMDGLATCVLLAATEKLLGK; this is translated from the coding sequence ATGCCCCGGCAAACGCAGATCGGTTTGATGAGCCATGAGGAGCTCGTGCTCGAGCACGAGACCCAGACCGCGAACTACGCGACGCTCGAGACCGAGAAGCTCACGCTGGACCTGACCCGGGGGAAACCTTCGCCGGAACAACTCGATCTGTCCGCCCCGCTCCTGCAGCTGCCCGGCGAGGGCGATTTCCGCGACGGCACCGGCACCGACTGCCGCAACTACGGTGGCCTGCACGGTCTGCCGGAACTGCGCGCGATCTTCGGCGAGCTGCTCAACATCCCGGTGGACAACCTGCTCGCGGGCAACAACGCCAGTCTCGAGCTGATGCACGACGTGATCGCCTACGCGATGCTGTACGGCACCAACGATTCCGAGCGTCGCTGGGCCGCCGAGGACACCCTGAAGTTCCTGTGCCCGGCTCCCGGTTACGACCGTCACTTCGCGATCACCGAAGCGCTCGGTTTCGAGATGATCCCGATCCCGATGCGCCACGACGGTCCCGACACGCACGCCATCGCCGAGCTGCTGGCGAACGATCCGCAGATCAAGGGCCTGTGGGCAGTGCCGAACTATTCCAACCCGACCGGCGTGGTCTTCTCCGAAGACGTTGTCCGCGAACTCGTTTCGATGCCCGCCGCGGCGCCGGACTTCCGGCTGTTCTGGGACAACGCGTACGCCGTGCACCCGCTCACCGACACCGCCGCCCCGGTGATCGACGTGCTCGGCCTGGCCGCCGCGGCCGGAAACCCCAACCGGCCCTTGGTGTTCGCCTCCACCTCGAAGATCACCTTCGCGGGCGCGGGCGTGAGCTTCATCGGCGGTTCCACCGCGAACCTGGACTGGTACCTCAGCCACGCGGCGAAGAAGAGCATCGGGCCGGACAAGATCAACCAGCTGCGCCACTTGCGCTTCTTCGGAGATGCCGACGGCGTGCGGGCGCACATGCAGAAGCACCGCGCGATCCTCGAGCCGAAGTTCGCCTTGGTGCTGAAGATCCTCGAGGACCGGCTCGGCGCTTCGAAGGTGGCGTCGTGGACCGAGCCGAAGGGCGGCTACTTCATCAGCCTGGACGTGCTGGAGGGCACGGCGGCGCGGGTGATCGCGCTCGCGAAGGAGGCGGGCATCGCGCTCACCGCCGCCGGTTCGGCTTTCCCGTACCGCAACG